The following coding sequences are from one Nicotiana tomentosiformis chromosome 3, ASM39032v3, whole genome shotgun sequence window:
- the LOC138908156 gene encoding uncharacterized protein, translated as MITKGCIYHIVRVRNVDAEIPTLQSIPVVKEYADVFPDELPAPLTKLTQKATKFQWTEACERSFQELKNRLISAPVLALPEGPAGYAMYCDASGVGLECVLMKANVVEDALSCRSMGILAYVKAEKRQLTRETRQLACLGVRLVDSGNGGVVLQNTAKSFLIAEVKEMQYEDPELVKLRERVPQQKKPLLELKGDGVLRYIGR; from the exons ATGAtcacaaaagggtgcatttatcatattgtgcgagttagaaaTGTGGATGCAGAGATACcaacacttcagtctattcctgtagtaaaagagtatgcagatgtattcccagatgaacttccag caccattaacgaagttgacgcagaaagcaactaagtttcagtggacggaggcttgtgagcggagtttccaggaGCTTAAAAATAGGTTGATTTCAGCGCCAGTTctagcacttccagagggtccagctggttatgccatgtattgtgatgcctcaggtgtcggatTAGAATGTGTCCTGAT gaaagctaatgttgtagaaGACGCCTTAAGTTGTCGATCTATGGGTATCTTAGCATATGTAAAGGCCgaaaaaagacaattaactagagagactCGTCAATTGGCTTGtctgggggttcggttagtagactctggcaatggtggagttgtactccaaaatactgcaaaatcatttctcatagctgaagtaaaggagATGCAGTACGAGGACCCGGAGTTGGtcaagttgagagagcgagttccgcagcagaagaagccattgttagaactcaagggagatggggttctcagatacataGGTCGTTAG